One Paraburkholderia agricolaris genomic region harbors:
- a CDS encoding serine/threonine protein kinase produces the protein MNDDNLDSQDGADSAVPFARLKPEIVLDALDSVLSSVGVYTDGRMLPLNSYENRVYQVGVEDGPPVVAKFYRPERWTDAAILEEHAFVADLAAREIPAVPARVFEGRTLHTFDGFRFSIFERRGGRAPDLDRRDTLEWLGRFIGRIHAVGQTQNYTERPTLDINTFGYEPRDFLLSHRFVPDDVRPAWETVVNLALEGVERAFERAGDIRMLRMHGDCHPSNVLWTDAGPHFVDFDDSRMGPAVQDLWLLLPGERVEASRALADLLAGYEDFCDFEPRELYLVEALRTLRLIHYQAWLARRWDDPAFPAAFPWFNTQRYWEDRILELREQLGAMQEGPLWPV, from the coding sequence ATGAACGACGACAATCTCGACTCGCAGGACGGCGCCGATAGCGCCGTCCCTTTCGCCCGGCTCAAGCCGGAAATCGTGCTCGACGCGCTCGACAGCGTGCTCAGCAGCGTCGGTGTGTACACCGACGGCCGCATGCTCCCGCTCAACAGCTACGAAAACCGCGTGTACCAGGTGGGCGTGGAAGACGGTCCGCCGGTGGTCGCCAAGTTCTATCGTCCCGAGCGTTGGACTGACGCCGCCATTCTCGAAGAGCACGCTTTTGTCGCCGATCTCGCCGCGCGCGAGATTCCGGCGGTGCCCGCGCGTGTTTTCGAAGGCCGTACGTTGCATACCTTCGACGGTTTCCGGTTCTCGATCTTCGAACGCCGTGGCGGCCGCGCGCCCGATCTGGACCGGCGCGACACGCTCGAGTGGTTAGGGCGTTTTATCGGCCGCATTCATGCGGTCGGGCAGACACAGAACTACACTGAACGTCCCACGCTCGACATCAACACGTTCGGCTACGAGCCGCGCGATTTCCTGCTGTCGCACCGCTTCGTGCCTGACGATGTGCGGCCCGCTTGGGAAACCGTGGTGAATCTCGCGCTTGAAGGCGTTGAACGCGCCTTCGAACGTGCTGGCGATATTCGCATGTTGCGAATGCACGGCGATTGTCATCCGAGCAATGTATTGTGGACCGACGCGGGCCCGCATTTCGTCGACTTCGACGACAGCCGCATGGGTCCGGCGGTGCAGGATTTGTGGCTGCTGCTGCCGGGTGAACGTGTCGAGGCTTCGCGGGCGTTGGCGGATCTGCTCGCCGGCTACGAAGACTTCTGCGATTTTGAGCCGCGCGAACTCTATCTTGTCGAAGCATTGCGCACGCTGCGGCTGATTCATTATCAGGCGTGGCTCGCGCGCCGCTGGGACGACCCGGCCTTTCCGGCGGCGTTTCCGTGGTTCAACACGCAGCGGTATTGGGAAGACCGCATTCTCGAACTGCGCGAGCAGCTCGGCGCGATGCAGGAAGGGCCGCTCTGGCCGGTTTGA
- a CDS encoding MFS transporter yields MTASPEFNRTATSAVPVSSASSSSTAVPEPSNTPYLERGTRAYWRASIALLFAGYATFSLLYCVQPLLPAFSSAFGVTPAQSSLSLSLTTAALALAIFVAGFVSEGWSRHKLMTASLTLSALLTIAVSIAPHWHQLLVLRALEGLALGGVPAVAMAYLAEEVHPDGLGLAMGLYVGGTAIGGMAGRVITGVVADLFSWRVAIGTIGVLGILSMLAFRALLPPSRHFVPRRGLGFAHHRTALLKQFTRPGLPLLFLLGFVLMGSFVTLYNYIGYRLLAPPYLLSQTEIGAIFVVYLTGVVASPWSGRMADMFGRARVLTASLLLMAFGLALTMLHPITAIAIGIACVTFGFFAGHSVASGWVGRLAKEAKGQAAALYLLAYYIGSSVVGSYGGHVWTGYGWNGVAGLVGALLVIGIVAATRLRQRERTAA; encoded by the coding sequence GTGACCGCATCGCCGGAATTCAACCGGACTGCTACTTCGGCTGTTCCTGTTTCATCTGCTTCTTCCAGCTCCACCGCCGTGCCTGAGCCCTCCAACACGCCTTATCTCGAACGCGGCACGCGTGCCTATTGGCGCGCCAGCATCGCGCTGCTGTTCGCCGGTTACGCCACCTTCTCGCTGCTGTATTGCGTGCAACCCTTGCTGCCCGCGTTCTCGAGCGCATTCGGCGTGACGCCGGCACAGAGCAGTCTCTCGCTCTCGCTGACCACAGCCGCGCTCGCGCTCGCGATATTCGTGGCCGGTTTCGTTTCGGAAGGCTGGAGCCGTCACAAGCTGATGACCGCGTCGCTCACGCTGTCCGCGCTATTGACGATTGCTGTGTCGATCGCACCGCATTGGCATCAACTGCTCGTGTTGCGCGCGCTCGAAGGCCTCGCGCTCGGCGGCGTGCCCGCCGTTGCGATGGCCTACCTCGCAGAAGAAGTGCACCCCGACGGACTCGGTCTTGCAATGGGGCTGTACGTCGGCGGCACCGCGATCGGCGGGATGGCCGGGCGCGTGATTACCGGCGTTGTCGCGGATCTGTTTTCGTGGCGCGTGGCGATCGGCACGATTGGCGTGCTCGGCATTCTCTCCATGCTCGCGTTTCGCGCGCTGCTGCCGCCGTCGCGCCATTTTGTGCCGCGTCGTGGGCTCGGCTTTGCTCATCATCGCACCGCCCTGCTCAAGCAATTCACGCGGCCTGGTCTGCCTCTGCTGTTTCTGCTCGGCTTTGTGCTGATGGGCAGCTTCGTCACGCTGTACAACTACATCGGCTACCGGCTGCTCGCACCGCCCTATCTGTTGAGTCAGACGGAGATCGGCGCGATTTTCGTCGTGTATCTGACGGGCGTGGTGGCCTCGCCGTGGTCGGGACGCATGGCCGACATGTTCGGCCGGGCGCGCGTGCTGACCGCCAGTTTGCTGCTGATGGCGTTCGGACTCGCCCTCACCATGCTCCATCCGATCACGGCGATTGCAATCGGGATCGCCTGCGTGACGTTCGGTTTCTTCGCCGGACATTCGGTGGCGAGTGGCTGGGTCGGACGTCTCGCGAAGGAAGCGAAGGGGCAAGCAGCGGCGCTATATCTGCTTGCGTACTACATCGGTTCGAGCGTCGTCGGCTCTTATGGCGGCCATGTGTGGACCGGTTATGGCTGGAACGGTGTCGCTGGATTGGTGGGAGCGCTGCTCGTTATCGGCATCGTTGCCGCCACGCGTTTGCGTCAACGCGAACGAACCGCCGCGTGA
- the mgrA gene encoding L-glyceraldehyde 3-phosphate reductase, producing the protein MAYEAASERYSDMQYRVCGKSGLKLPALSLGLWHNFGDTTPISTQRDILRTAFDLGITHFDLANNYGPPYGSAETNFGRLFKDDFKPYRDELLISSKAGWDMWPGPYGQGGGSRKYVLASLDQSLQRMGLDYVDIFYSHRFDADTPLEETAGALASAVQQGKALYIGISSYSATKTLEMAKLLAEYKVPLLIHQPAYNMLNRWIERELLDTLEKVGAGAIAFTPLAQGLLTGKYLNGVPEDARVNKPGGGSLKQEHLSPQNIEHVRKLNDIAQRRGQSLAQMALAWALRDPRVTSVLIGASRAEQVRENVGALKNLAFSKDELAEIDRYATEGGINLWEKPSTDQAI; encoded by the coding sequence GCTTCAGAACGCTATTCGGACATGCAATACCGCGTCTGCGGCAAGTCGGGTCTCAAACTGCCGGCGCTGTCGCTGGGCTTGTGGCACAACTTCGGCGATACCACGCCGATCTCCACGCAGCGCGATATCCTGCGCACGGCCTTCGACCTGGGTATCACGCACTTCGATCTTGCCAACAACTATGGCCCCCCGTACGGAAGCGCCGAAACCAATTTCGGCCGGCTCTTCAAAGACGACTTCAAGCCGTATCGCGATGAACTTCTGATCTCGTCGAAAGCGGGCTGGGACATGTGGCCGGGTCCGTACGGCCAGGGCGGCGGCTCGCGCAAATATGTGCTGGCGAGTCTCGATCAAAGCCTGCAGCGCATGGGTCTCGACTACGTCGATATCTTCTATTCGCATCGTTTCGATGCCGATACGCCGCTCGAGGAAACCGCCGGTGCATTGGCGAGCGCGGTGCAGCAGGGCAAGGCGCTGTACATCGGTATTTCGTCATACTCGGCAACCAAGACGCTCGAAATGGCAAAGCTGCTTGCCGAGTACAAGGTGCCGCTGCTGATCCATCAGCCGGCGTACAACATGCTCAACCGCTGGATCGAACGCGAGCTGCTGGACACGCTCGAGAAAGTCGGTGCGGGCGCTATCGCGTTCACGCCGCTCGCGCAGGGCTTGCTCACGGGCAAGTATCTGAACGGCGTGCCCGAAGACGCGCGCGTCAACAAGCCGGGCGGCGGCTCGTTGAAGCAGGAGCATCTGAGCCCGCAAAATATCGAGCACGTGCGCAAGCTCAACGACATCGCGCAGCGTCGCGGACAAAGCCTCGCGCAGATGGCGCTTGCCTGGGCGCTGCGCGATCCGCGCGTGACGTCCGTGCTGATCGGTGCAAGCCGCGCGGAGCAGGTGCGCGAGAACGTCGGTGCGTTGAAGAATCTCGCGTTCTCGAAGGACGAGTTGGCGGAGATCGATCGCTACGCGACTGAGGGCGGCATTAACCTGTGGGAAAAGCCGTCGACGGATCAGGCGATCTGA